The following is a genomic window from Alkalilimnicola sp. S0819.
AGGAAGCCGTGCCGCTGGTGGCTGGGGTGTTCTCGGAGGTTCTTTCACAGGACGATCTGCGCGCCGACCGCATCCACCCCAATGCCGCCGGCTACCGACGCTTCGCGGAAGGCCTGGCGGACAGCCTGCGGCGTCACGGATTACTGGAGTGAGCGCGATGTCCCGGGCTGACTCAGTCCGAGGGCGGAGGCGGAGAACCGTCGCCGCCCCGCCCGGCCAGGCGTCGGGTCAGCATGACGACCGGGAGCAACACGAATACACCCAGAAACCAGCCGCCGTTGAAAAGCAGCACCAGGCCGATCACCAGGCCCAGCGTGAGCAGATAGGCGATGTAGGGCATCAGCGCCGCAGACGACCGGCCTGCGCCAACAGCCCGTCCCCCACACCAGCGGGCGCCGTCATTTGCGGAAAAACGCCAGAAAACCACCGGCAACCACACAGACCGCGCCGCCGATGATGTACCACATGGTCTCGTCGCTGAAGCGTCCGGTCAGGGTCTCGGCCACCTGCTCGCCCACCGACTGACTCGCCTGCCAGCCGAAGAACAGCAGGATCGCCCCCACCACCAGCAGCACCAGCCCGATCAGCTTGTTGTTTCCCATGCTTGCGCTCCCTGTATGAATGACCGCTCTCAGCATGCCCGTGCCGTGTATGACTGACAACACGGCCGCGAACAGCGCTCCTCCTTCATCTTCCCTTACAGGCGAAGAATCGGGCAAGAATAAGGTTCTTCGCGGCTTGGCGGGAAGCTTTGAAATCAAAACGGACGCTGGCGCCGTGGCTCCGGCCTTGTGCCCACCGCCGG
Proteins encoded in this region:
- a CDS encoding DUF3185 family protein, with protein sequence MGNNKLIGLVLLVVGAILLFFGWQASQSVGEQVAETLTGRFSDETMWYIIGGAVCVVAGGFLAFFRK